In Rahnella variigena, one DNA window encodes the following:
- a CDS encoding NosD domain-containing protein, with protein MQKRLSINLCAYFSLPVLLPLFLSGCANAVPSMHSHECELPEVRGNTTLSPHCVYKEAVIITSSNTTLDCHGAVLEGDNERPFGIMINSKGKPLSDVTVRNCKVRHFTRSGIRITSDIAASKLSPNHEENYRRTPTRITLENVEVTGSGRVGIYFDDYVTHSTLSHSIVRDSYMSGIYLEHSSRNNKIVDNQIINNGHESFGKGKREGLAVDSSAYNLIEGNRFESNGAGGVFLYKNCGEHFSTGKSVIRWQHSDYNVIRNNTFVNEPVGIWLASRQNRDLSGFDCGDKPRDSSGKYFNDYADNNVVEGNRFDGVRPKINDNGNYNRIL; from the coding sequence ATGCAAAAACGTTTATCGATTAACCTCTGCGCATATTTCTCCTTACCTGTTCTGCTCCCCCTGTTTCTCTCAGGCTGCGCCAATGCCGTGCCCTCTATGCATTCTCATGAGTGCGAATTGCCTGAGGTGCGCGGCAATACCACGCTTTCCCCTCACTGCGTTTATAAAGAAGCGGTCATCATCACCAGCAGCAACACCACGTTAGATTGCCACGGAGCGGTGCTGGAGGGGGACAATGAACGCCCTTTTGGCATAATGATCAACAGCAAGGGTAAGCCTTTATCGGATGTCACTGTCCGTAACTGCAAAGTGCGACACTTCACCCGCAGCGGCATACGTATCACTTCTGATATCGCAGCCAGCAAACTCAGCCCAAACCATGAAGAGAACTACCGCCGGACACCGACGCGGATAACCCTTGAGAACGTCGAAGTGACCGGCAGCGGACGCGTAGGAATTTACTTTGACGATTACGTCACTCATTCCACACTGAGCCACTCGATTGTCCGCGATTCATATATGTCGGGTATCTACCTGGAACATTCATCGCGTAATAATAAAATTGTGGATAACCAGATCATCAACAACGGCCATGAGAGTTTCGGCAAGGGAAAGCGTGAAGGGTTAGCGGTGGATTCGTCGGCGTACAATCTTATCGAAGGCAACCGGTTCGAATCGAACGGGGCAGGGGGCGTGTTTCTGTACAAGAATTGCGGCGAGCATTTCAGCACAGGCAAATCCGTGATCCGCTGGCAGCACAGCGACTACAACGTCATTCGCAACAATACCTTCGTGAATGAACCCGTTGGCATCTGGCTAGCATCCCGGCAGAACCGGGACTTATCAGGATTTGATTGCGGGGATAAACCGAGGGACAGTTCCGGTAAATACTTTAACGATTATGCGGATAATAATGTGGTAGAGGGGAACAGGTTTGATGGGGTTAGGCCGAAAATAAATGACAATGGGAATTATAATCGTATATTGTAG
- a CDS encoding capsule biosynthesis protein, protein MDSKALTTLLSGKKYLLLQGPMGPFFSDLAQWLESLGREAVNVVFNGGDRLYSRKREYRLYQQTPDEFPTWLKATWQEYDFDTIVCFGDCRPLHQAAKRWAQAKGVRFLAFEEGYLRPHYITLEQNGVNAYSSLPRDAEFYRSLPPMTMPEIEHLKPSGWQRVRHATLYYLAGWRYRHDFPKYRHHKSFSPWYEARCWTRAAWRKKLYAFRQRNVLQQLQTDLDQRYYLAILQVYNDSQIRNHSPYKDVRDYINEVMHSFAKKAPSTEFLVIKHHPMDRGHRLYGPLIRQLGKKYGINNRVIYVHDLPMPELLTHSKAVVTINSTAGISALIHNKPLKVMGRALYDIKGITYQGHLNQFWTSGFKPDMKLFKQFRLYLLKNTQINAVYYGGNKADIATAADTQYQPVFISQKLIMNYIKQQLS, encoded by the coding sequence ATGGACAGTAAGGCGCTTACAACATTACTTTCTGGAAAAAAATACTTGCTGTTGCAGGGCCCGATGGGACCTTTCTTCAGCGATTTAGCGCAGTGGCTTGAGTCTCTGGGGCGGGAAGCGGTGAACGTCGTTTTCAACGGCGGAGACAGGCTGTATTCGCGTAAGCGTGAATACCGCTTGTACCAGCAGACGCCTGATGAGTTCCCGACCTGGTTGAAAGCCACCTGGCAGGAATACGACTTCGATACCATCGTGTGTTTCGGGGATTGTCGTCCGCTGCATCAGGCCGCAAAACGCTGGGCGCAGGCAAAAGGCGTGCGCTTCCTTGCGTTTGAAGAAGGCTATCTGCGCCCGCATTACATCACGCTGGAACAGAACGGCGTAAATGCCTATTCCAGCCTGCCGCGCGATGCGGAGTTTTACCGCAGCCTGCCACCGATGACCATGCCGGAAATCGAGCACCTGAAACCTTCAGGCTGGCAGCGCGTCCGTCATGCGACCCTGTATTATCTGGCCGGCTGGCGCTATCGGCACGACTTCCCGAAATATCGGCATCATAAATCCTTCTCGCCGTGGTATGAGGCGCGTTGCTGGACCCGTGCTGCGTGGCGTAAAAAACTGTATGCCTTCCGCCAGCGCAATGTGTTGCAGCAACTGCAGACGGATCTGGATCAGCGCTATTATCTGGCGATTTTGCAGGTATATAACGACAGCCAGATCCGCAATCACAGCCCGTATAAAGACGTGCGTGATTACATCAATGAAGTGATGCACTCGTTCGCGAAGAAAGCGCCGTCAACGGAGTTTCTGGTGATTAAGCATCACCCGATGGACAGAGGACACCGTTTATACGGACCGCTTATCCGCCAGCTGGGTAAAAAATACGGCATCAATAACCGGGTGATCTACGTCCACGACCTGCCGATGCCTGAACTGCTGACCCATTCTAAAGCCGTGGTGACGATTAACAGCACTGCCGGGATCTCTGCGCTTATTCATAATAAGCCGCTGAAGGTGATGGGCAGGGCGCTGTATGACATCAAAGGCATTACCTATCAGGGACATCTGAACCAGTTCTGGACCTCAGGATTTAAGCCGGACATGAAGCTTTTCAAACAGTTCCGTCTATACTTGCTGAAGAATACGCAGATTAATGCGGTGTATTATGGTGGTAATAAAGCGGACATCGCGACCGCCGCAGATACCCAGTATCAGCCGGTATTTATCAGCCAGAAACTGATTATGAACTACATCAAACAACAGCTTTCATAA